One region of Esox lucius isolate fEsoLuc1 chromosome 17, fEsoLuc1.pri, whole genome shotgun sequence genomic DNA includes:
- the LOC105017223 gene encoding G-protein coupled receptor 22 — translation METEHHSDLLETSDGQGAGLLEGESGPGAEGDWSAPLPLGFQVSLTSVLMLELVLGFSSNLTVLVLYCAQSNLVDSVSNMVTVSLHVLDILVCVLCLPLTVAVILLPAEGSGGDILATLCCFHEACVTFTSVATAINVLVISLDRYDISVRPATRLLTPKRAALLLATVWSVSLAVFFLPFLEGDFFSSGEDSQVGEIEVGVLTTGPESDAPAGLTPTGLTPTGLTPTGLTPTPPSPSIPYHHLPPVWQNRTLLCVGGQGYHTGLAMYYHLLLQVPCFFLAVVVMLFTYSRILQALNIRIGTHIKRGPRASNKDTGCGIRRRRRRRKGLTLTTGGGASSSQNQHLTQPPLIPSSTPTSPPPLSSVPLVTSDSGATGVTNTATTTPIATTPATPAPQALVPIDATTLAPAGGERPGVQASVSAIIALRRAVRRHRDRRERQRRVFKMSLIIISTFLGCWAPLSMVNVLILCLGPSDSLVRVRLCFLAMAYGTTIFHPLLYAFTRQKLRKALKTRVKKRVVSLLQVDPAPSGGTVIHNSWVEGGGQRKGRKPRQEGSDATSNCLTVAVRE, via the coding sequence ATGGAGACCGAGCACCACAGCGACCTCCTGGAGACCAGCGATGGGCAGGGGGCAGGGCTtctggagggagagagcgggCCGGGGGCTGAGGGGGACTGGAGTGCCCCCTTACCCCTGGGCTTCCAGGTGTCCCTCACCAGTGTGCTGATGCTGGAGCTGGTCCTGGGCTTCAGCAGTAACCTGACTGTGTTGGTGCTCTACTGCGCCCAGTCCAACCTGGTCGACTCGGTCAGCAACATGGTCACGGTGAGCCTGCATGTGCTGGACATCTTGGTTTGTGTCCTGTGTCTGCCACTCACCGTGGCGGTCATCCTGCTCCCAGCGGAAGGTAGTGGAGGGGACATCCTGGCCACGCTGTGCTGCTTCCACGAGGCCTGTGTCACCTTCACCAGTGTGGCTACAGCCATCAACGTGCTGGTCATCAGCCTGGACCGCTATGACATCTCCGTCCGGCCGGCCACGAGGCTGTTGACCCCGAAGCGTGCTGCACTCCTTCTGGCCACCGTATGGTCCGTGTCTCTGGCTGTCTTCTTCCTGCCGTTCCTTGAGGGGGACTTCTTCTCCTCTGGGGAGGACAGCCAAGTGGGGGAGATAGAGGTGGGAGTGTTGACCACCGGCCCTGAGTCTGACGCCCCTGCCGGGCTGACCCCCACCGGGCTGACCCCCACCGGGCTGACCCCCACTGggctgacccccacccccccctcgcCCTCTATTCCCTACCACCACCTGCCACCAGTGTGGCAGAACCGGACCCTACTGTGTGTTGGGGGGCAGGGCTACCACACTGGGCTGGCCATGTACTACCACCTCCTGTTACAGGTGCCCTGCTTCTTCCTGGCCGTGGTCGTCATGCTCTTCACCTACTCCCGCATCCTGCAGGCCCTCAACATCCGCATCGGGACCCACATCAAGAGGGGCCCACGCGCCTCCAACAAGGACACCGGCTGCGGGATCCGTAGGCGGAGACGGAGGAGGAAGGGGCTGACTCTGACCACAGGAGGAGGGGCCTCCTCCAGCCAGAACCAGCACCTCACCCAGCCACCCCTCATTCCCTCCTCCACCCCGACCTCCCCTCCGCCCCTCTCCTCCGTGCCCCTGGTCACCTCTGACAGCGGGGCCACAGGGGTCACCAACACCGCCACCACCACACCCATCGCCACCACCCCGGCTACCCCGGCCCCCCAGGCCCTTGTCCCGATTGACGCCACCACCTTGGCGCCAGCGGGGGGGGAGCGCCCGGGCGTCCAGGCATCCGTCTCAGCCATCATTGCCCTCAGGCGGGCCGTGAGGCGCCACCGCGACCGGCGGGAGCGCCAGCGCAGAGTCTTCAAGATGTCCCTGATCATCATCTCCACCTTCCTGGGCTGCTGGGCTCCTCTGTCCATGGTCAACGTGTTGATCCTCTGTCTGGGTCCCAGCGACAGCCTGGTACGTGTGAGGCTCTGCTTCCTGGCCATGGCCTATGGCACCACTATCTTCCACCCTCTGCTCTATGCCTTCACCCGACAGAAGCTGCGTAAAGCCCTGAAGACCCGTGTCAAGAAGAGGGTGGTGTCGCTGCTGCAGGTGGACCCAGCTCCTAGTGGGGGAACTGTTATTCACAACTCCTGGGtggaaggaggaggacagaggaagggACGCAAGCCCCGGCAGGAGGGCAGTGATGCCACCAGTAACTGTCTGACAGTGGCTGTGAGAGAATGA